A single window of Rhodamnia argentea isolate NSW1041297 chromosome 5, ASM2092103v1, whole genome shotgun sequence DNA harbors:
- the LOC115739967 gene encoding loganic acid O-methyltransferase-like — translation MVNRPDKRLGVREGRSTMEEDSLAMNGGDGPNSYSQNCKYQVAFFPPHMFPGAASDQTKLLLMHSIEEKLMIPPANAAWQVFRIADLGCSVGPNTFTSMQTIIDTINLAYVNASLGSDQIPEFQVFFNDQTINDFNTPFRALPPNRPYMGAGVSGSFHGRLFPAASMNLMHSAFALPWLTKVPEEVKKVSSHAWNGGRIPYAGSSHRVAEAFAS, via the exons ATGGTTAATCGTCCTGACAAAAGGCTGGGAGTAAGAGAAGGGAGATCAACAATGGAGGAAGACTCTCTTGCCATGAATGGTGGAGATGGCCCAAACAGCTACTCTCAAAACTGTAAGTACCAGGTTGCGTTTTTCCCTCCCCATATGTTCCCT GGAGCGGCATCAGATCAAACAAAGCTCTTGCTAATGCATAGCATTGAAGAAAAGCTGATGATTCCACCGGCTAATGCTGCTTGGCAAGTCTTCCGCATCGCCGATCTCGGGTGTTCGGTTGGACCAAACACCTTCACCTCCATGCAGACCATAATCGACACAATAAACCTTGCATACGTGAACGCGAGCCTAGGATCCGATCAGATACCCGAGTTCCAAGTGTTCTTCAATGACCAAACCATCAATGACTTCAACACCCCCTTCCGAGCTCTTCCACCCAATCGCCCTTATATGGGGGCAGGAGTTTCGGGGTCCTTCCATGGCCGGCTGTTCCCGGCAGCTTCAATGAATTTGATGCACTCAGCTTTCGCGCTTCCCTGGCTGACCAAGGTTCCTGAGGAAGTGAAGAAGGTCAGTTCCCACGCATGGAACGGAGGAAGGATCCCATACGCCGGCAGTTCTCATCGAGTCGCCGAAGCCTTTGCTAGTTAG
- the LOC115740052 gene encoding tetratricopeptide repeat protein 5-like — translation MSSQAEPSLLAAAAEAASNLYRVRDTYFPSNPEDKLSKLLDESNSALKLLDSIPPEKRKLPLQRATYEYLRGKILDVFPDYKKEAEEHLSKAVKLNPSLADAWLCLGNCIWKKGDLPSAKNCFNLALSKGPNKEILCQLSMLERKMAQGSDNQAEIVEESIKHAKEAIALDVKDGNSWYNLGNACLTSFFVTGAWDLSKLHQSLKAYQNAEKDDRMESNPDLFFNCATVNKYLENYERALTGFQAAALKDPGLNASEEVEKIVSLLDKLENFLKVHAKGKRLASFASSLASANLSSSHKKSHVDLLFEGLNKAIAIVGKVLFFIKHDNVSPLYYLACDSNQTCFILSVYGIRNDMIKEGDQLMLLDPYYHHVDFTWSGKTYQFRSIRVDFLQQLLVNGKPLPPGQAVGTSFLAQHKP, via the exons CACCTACTTCCCCTCCAATCCAGAAGACAAGCTCTCGAAGTTGCTCGACGAATCGAACTCGGCGCTCAAGCTCCTCGATTCCATTCCTCCTG aaaagagaaaattgccTCTACAACGAGCAACATACGAATATCTAAGAGGAAAGATATTGGATGTATTTCCTGACTATAAGAAAGAAGCAGAAGAACATCTCTCGAAAGCT GTTAAGTTGAATCCATCTCTTGCAGATGCTTGGTTATGTTTAGGTAACTGCATTTGGAAGAAGGGAGACCTACCCTCAGCAAAAAATTGCTTCAATCTCGCATTAAGCAAG GGTCCAAACAAGGAGATTCTATGTCAACTATCAATGCTTGAAAGGAAAATGGCTCAAG GTTCTGATAACCAAGCAGAAATTGTTGAAGAAAGCATAAAGCATGCAAAAGAAGCTATTGCTTTGGATGTGAAGGATGGGAATTCCTGGT ATAACCTTGGAAATGCATGCCTCACTAGTTTTTTCGTGACTGGAGCCTGGGATCTTAGCAAACTTCATCAGTCTTTGAAAGCATATCAGAATGCT gaaaaagatgacagaatGGAATCCAATCCAGACCTATTTTTCAACTGTGCTACT GTAAATAAGTACCTAGAGAACTATGAAAGGGCCCTTACTGGATTTCAAGCTGCTGCGCTAAAGGATCCTGGTCTGAATGCATCTGAGGAGGTTGAGAAGATAGTCAGTCTTCTTGACAAGCTAGAGAATTTCTTGAAG GTACACGCCAAAGGGAAACGACTTGCGTCTTTTGCATCATCGCTGGCTTCTGCCAATT TGAGTTCCTCCCACAAAAAGTCGCATGTGGATCTTCTATTTGAGGGTCTTAACAAAGCAATAGCCATTGTTGGAAAGGTGCTATTCTTCATAAAGCATGATAACGTTTCTCCCCT GTATTATTTAGCATGTGATTCAAATCAGACGTGTTTTATCCTTTCAGTTTATGGCATACGGAATGACATG ATTAAAGAAGGAGATCAACTGATGCTCTTGGATCCTTATTACCATCACGTTGATTTTACTTGGAGTGGGAAG ACTTACCAGTTCAGATCAATCCGTGTGGATTTCCTTCAACAATTGCTTGTGAATGGAAAGCCTTTGCCACCAGGCCAGGCAGTCGGAACGTCCTTCCTTGCACAGCACAAACCGTGA